The following proteins are co-located in the Camelina sativa cultivar DH55 chromosome 12, Cs, whole genome shotgun sequence genome:
- the LOC104733736 gene encoding uncharacterized protein LOC104733736 — translation MKKILEFQLIYRECHWGLGRKNVGSERIIVAKKLFYENVIKCIYTKERTGYIFKERIGLVDELGEKGEDVICDSKSEEEIRYSDTKEAVKKRPVLEASDGKRKYKKRDKKRNKKSDDFDELPISFGFILNPNSSSITLVYFISYLLCDLLTICVCSVYAGSVCNRNLFYPDGRYINERRTKSCNNRILFNLLVSDKVMLDASKQTRCLQIFHSLQSWNQGSHNVFHHITHCSPENSCFQIL, via the exons atgaaaaaaatcctGGAGTTCCAACTTATTTACAGAGAATGCCACTGGGGTTTAGGGAGAAAAAATGTCGGATCGG AGCGTATCATTGTcgcaaaaaaattattctacGAGAACGTCATCAAATGTATTTATACGAAGGAGAGAACTGGATATATCTTCAAGGAGAGAATTGGTTTAGTCGATGAATTGGGGGAGAAAGGTGAGGACGTGATATGCGATTCGAAATCAGAAGAGGAAATTAGGTATTCAGACACGAAGGAAGCTGTAAAGAAACGACCAGTTCTGGAGGCAAGTGATGGCAAGAGgaaatataaaaagagagataagaagaggaacaagaagagTGATGATTTCGATGAGCTGCcaatttcttttggtttcataCTAAATCCAAATAGCTCATCAATCACTTTGGTttatttcatttcatatttGCTCTGTGATTTGctaacaatttgtgtttgttctgTATATGCTGGCTCGGTTTGCAACAGGAACTTATTTTACCCGGATGGCAGATACATCAACGAGAGACGAACAAAATCTTGCAACA ATAGGATTCTGTTTAACCTCTTGGTTTCTGATAAGGTCATGCTCGATgcttcaaaacaaacaagatgcTTGCAGATCTTTCATTCTCTTCAAAGTTGGAACCAAG GTTCTCACAACGTTTTCCACCATATAACACACTGTAGCCCAGAAAATTCATGCTTTCAG ATTTTATAG